A stretch of the Microcella sp. genome encodes the following:
- a CDS encoding quinone-dependent dihydroorotate dehydrogenase → MYELFFRTVLRRLDPERAHHLAVSVIRAIPLLGLTGLVRRFTRPDPSLAVETLGLRFESPFGMAAGFDKDARSIRGLWALGFGHVEIGTVTAIAQDGNPKPRLFRLVDDRAVINRMGFNNGGAAAAAERVARERSRSRRPVIGANIGKSRVVAVEDAIDDYRLSARTLAPVADYIAVNVSSPNTPGLRGLQDEALLRPLLSAVLDEAMATPVLVKIAPDLDDAAIDAVCALALELGLAGIIATNTTVGREGLTTEPAVVVAAGAGGLSGAPLRERSLQVLRRVRAAVPADFCVIAVGGIDTADDAAERLAAGATLVQGYTAFLYRGPLWARQITRGLARLASSRGTARA, encoded by the coding sequence GTGTACGAGCTGTTCTTCCGCACGGTGCTGCGGCGTCTCGACCCCGAGCGTGCCCACCACCTCGCAGTGTCGGTGATCCGAGCGATTCCTTTGCTGGGCTTGACCGGGCTGGTCCGACGATTCACCCGTCCCGACCCGTCGCTCGCAGTCGAAACCCTCGGGCTGCGCTTCGAGTCGCCGTTCGGCATGGCTGCCGGGTTCGATAAAGATGCGCGCAGCATCCGCGGCCTCTGGGCACTCGGGTTCGGCCACGTCGAGATCGGCACGGTCACGGCGATCGCTCAAGACGGTAATCCGAAGCCGAGACTCTTCAGGCTCGTCGACGACCGCGCCGTCATCAACCGCATGGGGTTCAACAACGGGGGAGCGGCGGCGGCCGCCGAGCGCGTCGCCCGCGAGCGCAGCCGCAGCCGCAGGCCGGTCATCGGGGCCAACATTGGCAAGAGCCGCGTCGTCGCGGTCGAGGATGCGATCGACGACTACCGCCTGTCGGCTCGCACGCTCGCACCCGTCGCCGACTACATCGCCGTCAATGTCAGCTCGCCCAATACTCCGGGCCTGCGCGGTCTGCAGGACGAGGCGCTGCTGCGTCCGCTGCTCTCCGCCGTTCTCGACGAGGCGATGGCGACGCCCGTGCTCGTCAAGATCGCTCCCGATCTCGACGACGCGGCGATCGATGCCGTCTGCGCTCTCGCCCTCGAGCTCGGCCTCGCGGGCATCATCGCGACCAATACGACGGTCGGTCGCGAGGGGCTCACGACCGAGCCCGCTGTCGTCGTGGCCGCGGGCGCCGGAGGTCTGAGCGGGGCGCCCCTGCGCGAACGGTCGTTGCAGGTGCTGCGACGTGTGCGCGCAGCGGTGCCCGCCGACTTCTGCGTGATCGCCGTCGGCGGCATCGATACGGCCGACGACGCCGCCGAGCGGCTCGCGGCCGGCGCGACGCTCGTGCAGGGGTACACGGCCTTTTTGTACCGCGGTCCGCTCTGGGCGCGCCAGATCACACGCGGGCTCGCGCGATTGGCCTCTAGTCGGGGTACTGCCCGCGCTTGA
- the nrdR gene encoding transcriptional regulator NrdR gives MHCPFCRYSDSRVIDSRTSDDGLSIRRRRQCPECGRRFSTTETASLMVIKRSGVVEPFSREKIMLGVRKACQGRPVTDADLAQLAQKVEENLRATGASQLDANDIGLAILPELRELDEVAYLRFASVYQAFENLDDFESAIVQLRAEHGNAATTADAG, from the coding sequence ATGCACTGCCCTTTCTGCCGCTATTCCGACAGCCGGGTCATCGATTCCCGCACGAGCGATGACGGACTGTCGATCCGTCGACGGCGGCAGTGCCCCGAGTGCGGTCGCCGGTTCAGCACGACCGAGACCGCGAGCCTCATGGTGATCAAGCGCAGCGGGGTCGTCGAGCCCTTCTCGCGCGAGAAGATCATGCTCGGCGTGCGCAAGGCGTGCCAGGGCCGACCGGTCACCGACGCCGACCTCGCTCAACTGGCGCAGAAGGTCGAAGAGAACCTGCGCGCCACCGGCGCCTCGCAGCTCGATGCCAACGACATCGGTCTCGCGATCCTGCCCGAGTTGCGCGAGCTCGACGAGGTCGCCTACCTGCGATTCGCGAGCGTCTACCAGGCCTTCGAGAACCTCGACGACTTCGAGTCGGCGATCGTACAGTTGCGCGCCGAGCACGGCAACGCCGCGACCACGGCCGACGCGGGCTGA